The genome window TGGCAGCCGTTGCTGGGTTGTGATCTTCATCAGGGCCAGGTAGCGCTACGATGAGACCTCCCGATACTTCATGCGCCAGGCGATGCATGTCATAAATTTGTGTAGCTAGTAATAGTTTGCCAATATTAGAGAACACAGGCTCAGGCATAAACGATTTACTGTGAGGATCTTGTGTGCCATAGACGCTGGCAGCAACGCCACAGGCATAAAACCCCTCGGTAATTTTGATGAGCTCAACCATGGGATCACGCAAGTTAGATTTAGTTTCTGGATCAAATCCATTGGCTTCACACATCAAGGCGCCAGCACCAATCAAGAGATCTCCAAAGCCCGCTCTTGCTGCAATACAGCTGTGACGATGATGAGTGGCGTAGCTATAAGTCAGCACGCTAGAGTGTTCCCACTCGCCCGCATAAAATACGCGCTCCCAAGGCACAAATACTTTATCGAAAATCACCACACCAGTCGATTGCCCGTATTTACTGGAAAACAGCGGCTTGCCATGTTCCACTTTATCGCCTGGGCGCCCAGCGGGGCGGGCAACAATGGTGATGCCTTTGGCATCGATAGGGACTGCACAGCAGATTGCAAAGGCGGCATCTTCTTTGCTCATATTCCGGCCCGGCATCACTAAAAACTCATGCATATAGGGTGCACCAGTCACAATGGCTTTAGTTCCTGAAATGACCACACCTTTTGCATCTTGTGAGACCACATGAACATAGGTGTCGGGGTTTGCTTGTTCATGTGGTCTACGTGATCTATCACCTTTAGCATCAGTCATGGCAATGCCAAGTGATAAATCGTTTTGCTGAACGTGTGAAAGATATTCTGCAAACTTTGCGCGATGCTCATTGCTTCCACGCGCATCATCAATATGTGCTGATACTTGGCCGATAGCATTTAATGCATCATGCGCCAAATAGCGTTGAGCACAGCCTGTTTCTTGGCACAGTACCCGTATTGCTTCTAATTTATTAAGGAGATCACCTGAGGATTGGTTGATGTGCAGCATGCGAGGTACTTGCACACCATTTTGATCTGCGAGCATTAAGGGCGCTAATGCGGGATCGTGCACCATATCGTAGGTCACCCCCAGGGCTTGTACGCCCGGTCTTAAAGAGGGCTCATCAGCCACCGACTCTACAAGACGACCATCAACATATACCGTCGGTTTTAAGGCGCGCAAGGACTCTTGATAGTCTTTGCTGGTCATGAATGGAGTAGTGTTTTGGCTCATAGAAGTCCTGGGGCTGAATATTGGTGATAGCTGAAATCATACACAATAATTGAACACTGTTCAATTATTGCTACAGTTGTATAATTAACCCATGAATCAAGCCATTGCATCCCCTCGAGACCTTCGTCAGCAGGCCCTAGCCGATGCCAAGCGCAAGCATATTTTGAGTGCCGCAACATCGGTATTTATTGAGTTTGGTTTGGAGGCAGTCAGCATGCGTGAGATTGCTAAGCGTGCTGGCTATACCGCAGGCGCAATCTACAGTTACTTTGCTAATAAAGAAGAGATTTATGGCGCCTTACTGGCGGAATCACTTGAGCGCTTGAATGAGTTTGTCAGTGCTGCAGCTGAAAAAAGTACAAGCTCAAAAGGCAATGCATTTGAAGAGTTGCGTCAGAGTGCTTTGGCGTTTTATCGCTTCTATCGAGACAACCCACGAGACTTAGATTTGGGCTTCTATCTCTTTCAAGGGTTGAAGCCACGCGGGTTAGGGAATGAATGGGACCAAGCGCTCAATACACGTTTAAGAGATGCCATGCGCCCTCAGGAAATGGCTCTGCGCAATTTGGCTTGCAATGCTAAAGAGGTAGACTCTGAATTGACAGCCATATTTGCCCATATTGTTGGGGTGTTACTACTAAATCATACGGGTCGTATCCGAATGTTTGGCAAGGGCGCGGATGAATTAATGGCGCACTATTTGGATAACTTAGCACTTCGCCTGCCTAAGAAAAAATAACTGAATAATTTTCTACATCATGATCAATCAAGCCACCAGCATTCTTGTTTTAGTTGACTATCAAACTCGCTTAATGCCGAGCATTCATGAGGGAGAGGGTACTATTGCTTCAGCACTATTTTTAGCTAAGGTAGCACAAGTTTTAGAGATTCCAATTTTGGGGACTGAGCAAAACCCAGAGGGTCTTGGGCCCAATGATGAGCGCATTAAACAGTTCTGTAGTCAAACACTTGTAAAGCATTCTTTTAATGCTGCTGCGGATGGTTTGGTTGATTCGATTAAAGCCATTAACCCGAAAATTTCACAGATCGTATTGGCTGGTTGTGAAGCGCACGTTTGCTTGATGCAAACGGCTTTGGGTTTATTGGATGCGGGCTATGAGCTTGCACTTGTCGCTGAGGCTAGTGGCAGCAGATTGCCACAAGATAAACAGTTAGCTCTAGATCGTTTAGCTCGGCAGGGGGTTGCTTTACTCGGTGCTGAAATGCTGGCATTTGAATGGCTCAAGACTTCTGAGCATCCCCAGTTTAAAAATATTTTGCAGTTGATTAAAAACAGAACCTAAATGGGTGAATAATTCATCCATACATCATTTAAGAAAATAAAGAGGCAATATGGAACATACCGTTTTAGTTACTGGTGCTACTGCTGGATTTGGCGAAGCAACCGCTCGTCGATTTTTGGCTCATGGGCACAAGGTCATTGCAGTAGGTAGAAGAACTGAGCGTTTAGAGGCACTCAAAGCATCTTTGCCGGCAGATCAACAAAAGAAGTTACTCACTTTAGCGGTGGATGTTTGTGACAGCGCCAAAGTAGATACATTGGCGAGTACTCTACCTGTTGACTTTGCCAATGTCACGGTCTTGGTCAATAACGCCGGCTTGGCTTTGGGTCTAGAGCCTGCCCATAAAGCGTTCTTGAGTGATTGGGATCGCATGATAGATACCAATATCAAGGGTCTAGTTCATATGAGTCGCGCATTTTTACCCGGTATGGTTGAGCGTAAGTGTGGTCACGTCATTAATATCGGCTCGGTTGCAGCAAACTACCCATACCCTGGTGGCAATGTATATGGCGGTACCAAAGCATTTGTAAAGCAATTTAGTTTGAACTTACGCGCTGATTTAATTGGCACCCCACTTCGTGTGACCTGCGTTGAGCCTGGCATGTGCGCTGGAACAGAATTTTCAAACGTGCGCTTTAAGGGTG of Polynucleobacter sp. AP-Titi-500A-B4 contains these proteins:
- a CDS encoding isochorismatase family protein, encoding MINQATSILVLVDYQTRLMPSIHEGEGTIASALFLAKVAQVLEIPILGTEQNPEGLGPNDERIKQFCSQTLVKHSFNAAADGLVDSIKAINPKISQIVLAGCEAHVCLMQTALGLLDAGYELALVAEASGSRLPQDKQLALDRLARQGVALLGAEMLAFEWLKTSEHPQFKNILQLIKNRT
- a CDS encoding 4-hydroxyphenylacetate 3-hydroxylase family protein, coding for MSQNTTPFMTSKDYQESLRALKPTVYVDGRLVESVADEPSLRPGVQALGVTYDMVHDPALAPLMLADQNGVQVPRMLHINQSSGDLLNKLEAIRVLCQETGCAQRYLAHDALNAIGQVSAHIDDARGSNEHRAKFAEYLSHVQQNDLSLGIAMTDAKGDRSRRPHEQANPDTYVHVVSQDAKGVVISGTKAIVTGAPYMHEFLVMPGRNMSKEDAAFAICCAVPIDAKGITIVARPAGRPGDKVEHGKPLFSSKYGQSTGVVIFDKVFVPWERVFYAGEWEHSSVLTYSYATHHRHSCIAARAGFGDLLIGAGALMCEANGFDPETKSNLRDPMVELIKITEGFYACGVAASVYGTQDPHSKSFMPEPVFSNIGKLLLATQIYDMHRLAHEVSGGLIVALPGPDEDHNPATAATLAEVLRANPAVPYDKRIEVARFIEDLTASYQGGWYSVISLHGGGSPAAMKKEIYRQYPIGNKVELVERLLDRGVLTSNQERAITKNKQPGRCCDQGCSAPGQAVMVPLPEPGRRT
- a CDS encoding SDR family NAD(P)-dependent oxidoreductase; this encodes MEHTVLVTGATAGFGEATARRFLAHGHKVIAVGRRTERLEALKASLPADQQKKLLTLAVDVCDSAKVDTLASTLPVDFANVTVLVNNAGLALGLEPAHKAFLSDWDRMIDTNIKGLVHMSRAFLPGMVERKCGHVINIGSVAANYPYPGGNVYGGTKAFVKQFSLNLRADLIGTPLRVTCVEPGMCAGTEFSNVRFKGDNDKAGKVYTGVKALSADDVAEAIYWSATLPSHMNINVLELMPIQQAFSPFNIHRGEL
- a CDS encoding TetR/AcrR family transcriptional regulator, giving the protein MNQAIASPRDLRQQALADAKRKHILSAATSVFIEFGLEAVSMREIAKRAGYTAGAIYSYFANKEEIYGALLAESLERLNEFVSAAAEKSTSSKGNAFEELRQSALAFYRFYRDNPRDLDLGFYLFQGLKPRGLGNEWDQALNTRLRDAMRPQEMALRNLACNAKEVDSELTAIFAHIVGVLLLNHTGRIRMFGKGADELMAHYLDNLALRLPKKK